A window of the Halobacterium hubeiense genome harbors these coding sequences:
- a CDS encoding DNA-directed DNA polymerase yields the protein MEDTDLSEFMHEGGDAGEDAPEGVPDDTVRAEAEVVAGDGDPVVDEIVSAEAEALPDADGDVELMVTQVDYTVEGDGDRERPVVHVFGRTADNTAEHVRVHGFRPYFYAPTDSIDEDDLAQDVITGSEETDEHGDPYESIRGEKLTKIFGRTPRDVGNVRDRFDHYEADILFPNRLLIDKDITSGLRVPERRADDGAVYVHHDEIETCEVDADVRVNTFDIEVDDRSGFPEDGEEPIVCLTSHDSYRDEYVAWLYEAPEATAPSPEALADHDLMDDGADLEVRAFDSEEAMHEAFLDYIEKTDPDVLTGWNFDDFDAPYYVDRLDELGSYGEHDIDSDRLSRVGEVWTSGWGGPNIKGRVVFDLLYGYQRMQRSELDSYRLDAVGEKELDAGKERYTGDIGDLWEDDPERLLEYNVRDVELCVEIDRKQNIVPFWKEVAEFVGCKLEDATTPGDAVDLYILHKAYGRFVLPSKGQQESEDYEGGAVFDPITGVRENVTVLDLKSLYPMCMVTTNASPETKVDPESYDGETYRAPNGTHFRKEPDGIIREIIDETLAEREQKKAARNEHDPDSEAYDRYDRQQAAVKVIMNSLYGVLGWERFRLYDKEMGAAVTATGREVISFTEEAANEVGHEVAYGDTDSVMLELGPDLSKEEAIEESFDIEDHINDAYDEFASEQLNADEHRFQIEFEKLYRRFFQAGKKKRYAGHIVWKEGKDVDDIDITGFEYQRSDIAPITKRVQKRVIELIVKEGDVDAVEEYVHDVIEEYQDGDVDLDDIGIPGGIGKRLDNYDTDTAQVRGAKYANLLLGTNFQRGSKPKRVYLQKVHPDFFRELEAENPDLRDDPLYVEFKTDHDVICYEYADQIPETFEIDYDVMLEKTLKGPIERILEALDISWDEVKSGQTQTGLGNFM from the coding sequence ATGGAAGACACGGACCTCTCCGAGTTCATGCACGAGGGGGGCGACGCCGGCGAGGACGCCCCGGAGGGCGTCCCCGACGACACGGTCCGCGCGGAAGCGGAAGTCGTCGCGGGGGACGGCGACCCCGTCGTGGACGAGATCGTCTCCGCGGAGGCCGAGGCGCTCCCGGACGCCGACGGCGACGTCGAACTGATGGTCACGCAAGTCGATTACACCGTCGAGGGCGACGGCGACCGCGAGCGCCCCGTCGTCCACGTGTTCGGCCGCACCGCCGACAACACCGCCGAGCACGTCCGCGTCCACGGGTTCCGGCCGTACTTCTACGCGCCCACGGACAGCATCGACGAGGACGACCTCGCGCAGGACGTCATCACGGGCTCCGAGGAGACCGACGAGCACGGCGACCCCTACGAGTCCATCCGCGGCGAGAAGCTCACGAAGATTTTCGGCCGGACCCCCCGGGACGTCGGGAACGTCCGGGACCGCTTCGACCACTACGAGGCGGACATCCTCTTCCCGAACCGCCTGCTCATCGACAAGGACATCACCAGCGGCCTGCGCGTGCCCGAGCGGCGCGCCGACGACGGCGCCGTCTACGTCCACCACGACGAAATCGAGACCTGCGAGGTGGACGCCGACGTGCGCGTCAACACCTTCGACATCGAGGTCGACGACCGCTCGGGCTTCCCCGAGGACGGCGAGGAGCCAATCGTCTGCCTGACGAGCCACGACTCCTACCGGGACGAGTACGTCGCGTGGCTCTACGAGGCGCCCGAGGCGACCGCGCCCTCCCCGGAGGCGCTCGCCGACCACGACCTGATGGACGACGGCGCGGACCTCGAAGTCCGGGCGTTCGACAGCGAGGAGGCGATGCACGAGGCGTTCCTCGACTACATCGAGAAGACGGACCCGGACGTGCTCACGGGCTGGAACTTCGACGACTTCGACGCCCCCTACTACGTCGACCGGCTGGACGAACTCGGCTCGTACGGCGAGCACGACATCGACTCGGACAGGCTCTCGCGGGTCGGCGAGGTGTGGACGTCGGGCTGGGGCGGCCCGAACATCAAGGGCCGCGTCGTCTTCGACCTGCTGTACGGCTACCAGCGGATGCAGCGCTCGGAGCTGGACTCCTACCGGCTGGACGCGGTCGGCGAGAAGGAACTCGACGCCGGGAAGGAACGCTACACCGGCGACATCGGCGACCTCTGGGAGGACGACCCCGAGCGCCTGCTGGAGTACAACGTCAGGGACGTGGAGCTCTGCGTGGAAATCGACCGCAAGCAGAACATCGTCCCGTTCTGGAAGGAGGTCGCGGAGTTCGTCGGCTGCAAACTGGAGGACGCCACGACGCCCGGGGACGCGGTGGACTTGTACATCCTGCACAAGGCGTACGGCCGGTTCGTGCTGCCGTCGAAGGGCCAACAGGAGTCCGAGGACTACGAGGGCGGCGCCGTCTTCGACCCGATTACGGGCGTCCGCGAGAACGTCACCGTGCTCGACCTGAAGAGCCTCTACCCGATGTGCATGGTGACGACGAACGCGTCACCCGAGACGAAGGTCGACCCCGAGAGCTACGACGGGGAGACGTACCGCGCGCCCAACGGGACGCACTTCCGGAAGGAGCCGGACGGCATCATCCGCGAAATCATCGACGAGACGCTCGCGGAGCGCGAGCAGAAGAAGGCCGCGCGCAACGAACACGACCCCGACTCGGAGGCCTACGACCGCTACGACCGCCAGCAGGCCGCAGTGAAGGTCATCATGAACAGCCTCTACGGCGTGCTGGGCTGGGAGCGGTTCCGCCTCTACGACAAGGAGATGGGCGCGGCGGTCACCGCGACGGGCCGCGAGGTCATCTCGTTCACGGAGGAGGCCGCCAACGAGGTCGGGCACGAGGTCGCGTACGGCGACACCGACTCCGTGATGCTGGAACTCGGGCCGGACCTCTCGAAGGAGGAAGCCATCGAGGAGTCGTTCGACATCGAGGACCACATCAACGACGCCTACGACGAGTTCGCCAGCGAACAGCTCAACGCCGACGAGCACCGCTTCCAGATAGAGTTCGAGAAGCTCTACCGGCGGTTCTTCCAGGCGGGCAAGAAGAAGCGCTACGCCGGCCACATCGTCTGGAAGGAGGGCAAGGACGTCGACGACATCGACATCACGGGCTTCGAGTACCAGCGCTCGGACATCGCGCCCATCACCAAGCGCGTGCAGAAGCGCGTCATCGAGCTCATCGTCAAGGAGGGCGACGTCGACGCCGTCGAGGAGTACGTCCACGACGTCATCGAGGAGTACCAGGACGGGGACGTGGACCTCGACGACATCGGCATCCCGGGCGGCATCGGCAAGCGGTTGGACAACTACGACACGGACACCGCACAGGTCCGGGGCGCAAAGTACGCGAACCTCCTGCTCGGCACGAACTTCCAGCGCGGCTCGAAACCCAAGCGCGTCTACCTCCAGAAGGTCCACCCCGACTTCTTCCGCGAACTGGAGGCGGAGAACCCGGACCTGCGGGACGACCCGCTGTACGTGGAGTTCAAGACCGACCACGACGTCATCTGCTACGAGTACGCCGACCAGATTCCCGAGACGTTCGAGATCGACTACGACGTGATGCTGGAGAAGACGCTGAAGGGGCCAATCGAGCGCATCCTCGAAGCGCTGGACATCTCTTGGGACGAGGTCAAGAGCGGGCAAACCCAGACCGGGCTCGGGAACTTCATGTGA
- a CDS encoding DUF7346 family protein — MRTVRDDDGHRYLLLKQSSDSSLVRDPETGDERHVPNDDLEPADGEAPLDALASAVPEPARRVVTACHDDWHLGLLVDLSERGPLAAREMLGAYDTCESDLLGGVTELRAAGLVEEATVNGERGYRLTETGKDGIDALRQN; from the coding sequence ATGCGCACGGTCCGCGACGACGACGGCCACCGCTACCTCCTCCTCAAGCAGAGCAGCGACAGCAGCCTCGTCCGCGACCCCGAGACCGGCGACGAGCGTCACGTCCCCAACGACGACCTCGAACCCGCGGACGGCGAGGCGCCGCTGGACGCGCTCGCGTCCGCCGTCCCCGAGCCCGCGCGCCGCGTCGTCACCGCCTGCCATGACGACTGGCACCTCGGCCTGCTCGTCGACCTCTCCGAGCGCGGCCCGCTGGCCGCCCGCGAGATGCTCGGCGCGTACGACACCTGCGAGAGCGACCTGCTCGGCGGCGTCACCGAACTCCGCGCCGCGGGTCTCGTCGAAGAGGCCACGGTGAACGGCGAGCGCGGCTACCGGCTCACCGAGACCGGAAAAGACGGCATCGACGCGCTCCGACAGAACTAG
- a CDS encoding ABC transporter ATP-binding protein — MATLELKNVHAKVAEEGGEQILEGVDLEIPSGEIHALMGPNGSGKSTTSKIIAGHPAYDVTEGEVLLHLEEGDFDDVAELPEDARTWNLLELEPNERAALGIYLGFQYPAEIEGVTLVNFLRTALNAKLEERDELLFGEDEDAEEDDEDAGYETSPMEGPADEGEVGVAEFQELLSEKMEALDMDESFATRYLNAGFSGGEKKQNEVLQAAILEPSIAVLDEIDSGLDIDRLQDVAKGINALRDEQDTGILQITHYQRILDYVEPDRVHIMLDGEVVMEGDAELAEQLEDKGYDWVREQVYETA, encoded by the coding sequence ATGGCTACGCTCGAACTCAAAAACGTACACGCGAAAGTCGCAGAAGAAGGCGGAGAGCAGATTCTCGAAGGCGTCGACCTCGAGATTCCCTCGGGCGAGATTCACGCCCTGATGGGCCCGAACGGGTCGGGCAAGTCGACCACTTCGAAGATCATCGCCGGCCACCCGGCCTACGACGTCACCGAGGGTGAAGTCCTCCTCCACCTCGAGGAGGGTGACTTCGACGACGTCGCCGAGCTGCCGGAGGACGCGCGGACGTGGAACCTCCTCGAACTGGAGCCGAACGAGCGCGCCGCGCTCGGCATCTACCTCGGCTTCCAGTACCCCGCGGAAATCGAGGGTGTCACGCTCGTGAACTTCCTCCGCACCGCGCTCAACGCGAAGCTCGAAGAGCGCGACGAACTCCTCTTCGGCGAGGACGAGGACGCCGAGGAAGATGACGAGGACGCGGGCTACGAGACCTCCCCGATGGAGGGGCCCGCCGACGAGGGCGAAGTCGGCGTCGCCGAGTTCCAGGAGCTCCTCTCCGAGAAGATGGAGGCGCTGGACATGGACGAGTCGTTCGCGACGCGCTACCTCAACGCCGGCTTCTCCGGCGGCGAGAAGAAGCAGAACGAGGTCCTCCAGGCCGCCATCCTCGAACCGTCGATCGCCGTGCTCGACGAGATCGACTCCGGCCTCGACATCGACCGCCTGCAGGACGTCGCGAAGGGCATCAACGCGCTGCGCGACGAACAGGACACGGGTATCCTCCAGATCACCCACTACCAGCGCATCCTCGACTACGTCGAACCCGACCGCGTCCACATCATGCTCGACGGCGAAGTCGTCATGGAAGGGGACGCCGAGCTCGCCGAACAGCTCGAAGACAAGGGGTACGACTGGGTGCGCGAGCAGGTCTACGAGACCGCATAA
- a CDS encoding SDR family oxidoreductase, which produces MVSAGLDGDVAIVTGASSGIGEATAHVFAREGATVVLAARRRERLETIADDLAAEYDADTHVVPTDVTVEAEVESLVDATVEAYGGVDVLVNNAGLGRSGDVESLETAAYRQMMDVNCDGAFFATRAALPHLREADGNLVFVGSFAGQYPRPSNPVYAATKWWLRGFAHSVEAAYGDDGVAVTVVNPTEVRTEFGSEDGDAFEEVFEPDEVTEPVEIAEAIAFAARQEPPTTTSEIDVYRRDKFGHI; this is translated from the coding sequence ATGGTCTCAGCAGGACTCGACGGCGACGTCGCCATCGTCACGGGCGCGAGCAGCGGCATCGGCGAAGCCACCGCACACGTCTTCGCCCGCGAGGGTGCGACGGTCGTGCTCGCCGCGCGACGCCGCGAACGCCTCGAAACCATCGCGGACGACCTCGCGGCCGAGTACGACGCCGACACCCACGTCGTGCCGACGGACGTCACCGTGGAGGCCGAAGTCGAGTCGCTCGTCGACGCCACCGTCGAGGCGTACGGCGGCGTCGACGTGCTCGTGAACAACGCCGGCCTCGGCCGCAGTGGTGACGTCGAGAGCCTCGAAACGGCGGCGTACCGGCAGATGATGGACGTCAACTGCGACGGCGCGTTCTTCGCGACGCGCGCCGCGCTCCCGCACCTCCGCGAGGCCGACGGCAACCTCGTCTTCGTCGGGAGCTTCGCCGGCCAGTACCCGCGGCCGTCGAACCCCGTCTACGCCGCGACGAAGTGGTGGCTGCGCGGGTTCGCGCACAGCGTCGAAGCCGCCTACGGCGACGACGGCGTCGCCGTCACCGTCGTCAACCCCACGGAGGTCCGCACGGAGTTCGGCAGCGAGGACGGCGACGCCTTCGAGGAAGTGTTCGAGCCCGACGAGGTCACAGAACCAGTAGAAATCGCGGAAGCCATCGCGTTCGCCGCGCGGCAGGAGCCCCCGACGACGACCAGCGAAATCGACGTCTACCGCCGCGACAAGTTCGGCCACATCTGA
- the sufD gene encoding Fe-S cluster assembly protein SufD produces the protein MSAQLHQDISEETVRQLADERDEPEWLLQTRLDALDALDDLDYPNVIETPGRKWTDLEDLDFEALVDPLGQTEQKDQVGPEDVEVASFHEALQDDDLAELVEEHFGSIVDPQQNRLTALSTALFTTGTVVYVPAGVDAEDVTIRTSMTSRSLFNYTLVVTEDNASVTILERQDTAEDAAEVEDGRYYSGVVELDAGENSYVQYGSLQDFDEDTYNYTVKRADATTYSTVDWIEGNLGSRLTKTSVSTELNGDSSETKIVGAFFGHDGQHFDLDSKVWHRAEHTTADLVTRGVIDDDARSVYEGVQDVGKDAWDTSSYQRENTLMLSDESEADASPKLIINNHDTEASHSATVGQVDEETLFYMENRGVPEQLATDMLVEGFFVPVLEEVEVEELREDLQTRIHERLQ, from the coding sequence ATGAGCGCGCAACTGCACCAGGACATCAGCGAAGAGACCGTACGGCAGCTCGCCGACGAGCGCGACGAGCCCGAGTGGCTGCTCCAGACGCGACTGGACGCCCTCGACGCGCTCGACGACCTCGACTACCCGAACGTCATCGAGACGCCGGGCCGCAAGTGGACGGACCTCGAGGACCTCGACTTCGAGGCGCTGGTCGACCCGCTCGGACAGACCGAGCAGAAAGACCAGGTCGGCCCCGAGGACGTCGAAGTGGCGTCCTTCCACGAGGCCCTGCAGGACGACGACCTCGCCGAACTCGTCGAGGAGCACTTCGGCAGCATCGTCGACCCCCAGCAGAACCGCCTGACCGCGCTCTCGACGGCGCTGTTCACGACCGGCACGGTCGTCTACGTGCCCGCGGGCGTCGACGCCGAGGACGTGACGATTCGGACGTCGATGACCTCCCGGTCGCTGTTCAACTACACGCTCGTCGTCACCGAGGACAACGCCTCCGTGACGATTCTGGAGCGCCAGGACACCGCCGAGGACGCCGCCGAGGTCGAGGACGGCCGCTACTACTCGGGCGTCGTCGAACTCGACGCGGGCGAGAACTCCTACGTCCAGTACGGGAGCCTGCAGGACTTCGACGAGGACACGTACAACTACACCGTCAAGCGCGCTGACGCGACCACCTACAGCACGGTCGACTGGATCGAGGGCAACCTCGGCAGCCGCCTGACGAAGACCAGCGTCTCCACGGAGCTCAACGGCGACTCCAGCGAGACGAAGATCGTCGGCGCGTTCTTCGGCCACGACGGCCAGCACTTCGACCTCGACTCGAAGGTCTGGCACCGCGCCGAACACACGACCGCCGACCTCGTGACGCGCGGCGTCATCGACGACGACGCGCGCTCGGTGTACGAGGGCGTCCAGGACGTCGGGAAGGACGCCTGGGACACGTCCAGCTACCAGCGCGAGAACACGCTGATGCTGAGCGACGAGAGCGAGGCCGACGCCTCCCCGAAGCTCATCATCAACAACCACGACACCGAGGCCAGCCACTCCGCGACCGTCGGCCAGGTCGACGAGGAGACGCTGTTCTACATGGAGAACCGCGGCGTCCCCGAGCAGCTCGCCACGGACATGCTCGTGGAGGGCTTCTTCGTGCCGGTGCTCGAAGAGGTCGAAGTCGAGGAGCTCCGCGAGGACCTCCAGACGCGCATCCACGAGCGCCTGCAGTAG
- the sufB gene encoding Fe-S cluster assembly protein SufB — MSSDQDHLEETDTEARFEFKKEEKSAFKSEKGLTEETIRLISEDKDEPEWMLDRRLRALEQYKKMPMPTDWPGQPDLSELDVEEIVPYIRPDVDKRSGADNWEDLPDDIQDTFEQLGIPEAEREALSGVGAQYESEVVYQNMQERWEEKGVVFCNMDEAVQEYPELVKEHFMTKCVPASDNKFAALHGAVWSGGSFVHIPEDVTVNMPVQAYFRMNSEGMGQFEHTLIIAEEGSEVHYIEGCSAPKYGSHNLHSGGVEVFVKEDAHVQYSTVQNWSKNTFNLNTKRAIVEENGTMEWVSGSMGSKATMLYPSSILKGRGATDNHITIAFAGEGQDIDTGAKVYHNAPDTKSTIESKSIAKDGGRTNYRGLVHIADGAENSSTSVECDALMFDNESTSDTMPYMEINESKVDVAHEATVGKIGDEDVFYLQSRGLDDDDAKQMIVAGFIEPITEELPIEYAVELNRLIELEMEGSLG; from the coding sequence ATGAGTTCAGACCAAGACCACCTCGAAGAAACCGACACCGAGGCCCGATTCGAATTCAAGAAGGAGGAGAAGTCCGCCTTCAAGTCCGAGAAGGGTCTCACTGAGGAGACCATTCGGCTCATCTCCGAAGACAAAGACGAGCCCGAGTGGATGCTCGACCGGCGCCTGCGCGCCCTCGAGCAGTACAAGAAGATGCCGATGCCGACGGACTGGCCGGGTCAGCCGGACCTCTCCGAACTCGACGTCGAGGAGATCGTCCCCTACATCCGCCCCGACGTGGACAAGCGCTCGGGCGCGGACAACTGGGAGGACCTCCCGGACGACATCCAGGACACGTTCGAACAGCTGGGCATCCCCGAGGCCGAGCGCGAGGCGCTCTCCGGCGTCGGCGCCCAGTACGAGTCCGAGGTCGTCTATCAGAACATGCAGGAGCGCTGGGAGGAGAAGGGCGTCGTCTTCTGCAACATGGACGAGGCCGTGCAGGAGTACCCCGAACTGGTCAAAGAGCACTTCATGACGAAGTGCGTGCCGGCCAGCGACAACAAGTTCGCGGCGCTCCACGGCGCGGTGTGGTCCGGCGGGAGCTTCGTGCACATCCCCGAGGACGTGACCGTGAATATGCCCGTGCAGGCGTACTTCCGGATGAACTCCGAGGGCATGGGCCAGTTCGAGCACACGCTCATCATCGCCGAGGAGGGTTCGGAGGTCCACTACATCGAGGGCTGTTCGGCGCCGAAGTACGGCAGCCACAACCTCCACTCCGGCGGCGTCGAAGTCTTCGTGAAAGAGGACGCTCACGTGCAGTACTCGACCGTGCAGAACTGGTCGAAGAACACGTTCAACCTCAACACGAAGCGCGCCATCGTCGAGGAGAACGGCACCATGGAGTGGGTCTCCGGTTCCATGGGGTCGAAGGCGACGATGCTGTACCCCTCCTCGATTCTGAAGGGCCGCGGCGCGACCGACAACCACATCACCATCGCGTTCGCGGGCGAGGGCCAGGACATCGACACCGGCGCGAAGGTCTACCACAACGCGCCCGACACGAAGTCCACCATCGAGTCCAAGTCCATCGCGAAAGACGGCGGCCGCACGAACTACCGCGGCCTCGTCCACATCGCCGACGGCGCCGAGAACTCCTCGACGTCCGTCGAGTGCGACGCGCTGATGTTCGACAACGAGTCCACCAGCGACACAATGCCGTACATGGAGATCAACGAGTCGAAGGTGGACGTCGCCCACGAGGCGACCGTCGGCAAGATCGGCGACGAGGACGTCTTCTACCTCCAGTCGCGCGGCCTCGACGACGACGACGCCAAGCAGATGATCGTCGCGGGCTTCATCGAGCCCATCACGGAGGAACTGCCCATCGAGTACGCGGTCGAGCTCAACCGCCTCATCGAACTCGAGATGGAGGGGAGCCTCGGATAA
- a CDS encoding DUF7322 domain-containing protein: MFDEDEADGDHDFLDEEPTDAEQDLAPEVDVPSVDAPEVPDASDAPAGLRRKFWTLVATFNIALFAVSIGLLFVVFRGRVRDGGLAVVLGLALFTAGYRRYRRYTNEGVAGDADDD; this comes from the coding sequence GTGTTCGACGAAGACGAGGCGGACGGCGACCACGACTTCCTCGACGAGGAACCCACCGACGCCGAGCAGGACCTCGCCCCCGAGGTCGATGTCCCGTCCGTCGACGCACCCGAGGTTCCGGACGCCTCCGACGCGCCCGCCGGGCTCCGCCGGAAGTTCTGGACGCTCGTCGCCACGTTCAACATCGCGCTGTTCGCGGTCAGCATCGGCCTCCTGTTCGTGGTGTTCCGTGGTCGCGTGCGCGACGGCGGCCTCGCGGTCGTCCTCGGGCTCGCGCTGTTCACCGCCGGCTACCGCCGCTACCGCCGCTACACGAACGAGGGCGTGGCCGGCGACGCCGACGACGACTGA
- a CDS encoding DJ-1/PfpI family protein: protein MTGKNLLMVVGDFGEDLEIVVPFQALQAVGHEVDAVCPEKEAGEKVKTAIHDFRGDQTYLEERGHDFELTATLAEVDPADYDGLVVPGGRAPEYLRTYDEVIETVQHFFEADKPVATLCHGPQILAAAGVLDGYEMTSYPAVRAECERAGCTWVDEVTTDGNLVTAQAWPDHPEWISQFLDLLGTEVQHGEGVPAGD from the coding sequence ATGACAGGCAAGAACCTACTGATGGTGGTCGGCGACTTCGGCGAAGACCTCGAAATCGTGGTCCCGTTCCAGGCGCTGCAGGCGGTCGGCCACGAGGTTGACGCCGTCTGCCCCGAGAAGGAAGCCGGCGAGAAGGTGAAGACCGCGATTCACGACTTCCGCGGCGACCAGACGTACCTCGAAGAGCGCGGGCACGACTTCGAACTGACCGCGACCCTCGCGGAGGTCGACCCCGCGGACTACGACGGCCTCGTGGTGCCGGGCGGCCGCGCGCCGGAGTACCTCCGGACGTACGACGAGGTCATCGAGACGGTCCAGCACTTCTTCGAGGCGGACAAGCCCGTCGCGACGCTCTGCCACGGCCCGCAGATTCTCGCGGCGGCGGGCGTGCTGGACGGCTACGAGATGACGTCGTACCCGGCGGTGCGCGCGGAGTGCGAGCGCGCCGGCTGCACGTGGGTCGACGAGGTGACGACGGACGGGAACCTCGTGACCGCGCAGGCGTGGCCGGACCACCCAGAGTGGATTTCCCAGTTCCTCGACCTGCTCGGGACGGAAGTCCAACACGGCGAGGGGGTTCCCGCCGGCGACTGA
- a CDS encoding DUF7331 family protein — protein sequence MTDVTDHAAGDTHRYNDVPQLPEGDDARDTVESYDTEDGVVFYDADNPLAWLKATNAVSLGDVL from the coding sequence GTGACAGACGTGACTGACCACGCAGCGGGCGACACGCACCGCTACAACGACGTCCCACAGCTGCCCGAGGGCGACGACGCCCGAGACACAGTCGAGTCCTACGACACAGAGGACGGCGTCGTGTTCTACGACGCCGACAATCCGCTCGCGTGGCTCAAGGCGACGAACGCCGTGTCGCTGGGCGACGTGCTCTGA